Proteins found in one Paenibacillus dendritiformis genomic segment:
- a CDS encoding GH39 family glycosyl hydrolase: MSHPIYEFVETDEALPFDVSLHSVNYVPNHWHNSMEIIFVMRGTLEATVNQRKYALSEGDVLLINQGHVHEVIGLDVNIIATFLIPFKYMKDNVNGIEAINFACYSGEASKEEKLALDRIRQCLAEMVQLKHKKGEGYELDMQARMLSVFSILLKRFKRPAMESVMNEKYMDRMLRIITFIDEHYQEPITLQAIAEREYLSVPYLSKFFSENIGLNFQAYLTSIRLKNTVEDLLRHADAPIADLAMHHGFPNAKSFYAAFKAKYHMTPNEYRKQYRPLTDQKEKPSANYLAFNQSSALGIINQYLQRSQSLGIGDDIREVEEAAYEVDLSVPGEPIRHTWKQLITIGKAKEGLHADVQEQLRHVQRICPFRYLRFHGIFDDAMMVYDEDEAGQPRFNFRFVDQLFDFLLSVGLKPFVELGFMPSLLADDPGKKVFYKASCVSKPKSIDRWCLLVDRFLRHCMNRYGAEEVETWNFEFWNEPELQTFWPGTMAEYMELYLRTYQTLKGVSERLRIGAPGRIITIRSHRLNDEFFAFCRSNQCLPDFIPFHFYPHENIEGVLYSEPADSLPLQPYRRILEEFIGISPNPDFLRDMLAREMELLAEHGLSEKELVLTEWNSTAYHRELTNDTVYKAAYLAKNIIDNLDRISGFGYWVLSDNIEETAASAHLYHGGLGLIAQHGIPKAALVAYELLAKLGDRLLARGDRYIATAGRGGYQILTFNYCHFDDLYAMGDTSFINATNRYNGFKDEKTVKMQIELQGIRPGTYRLVTYTIGRKHGSSYDRWVEMGAPEPLSVEDIAYLKANSGPRMHVQYVDMEDSRTYLSVLEPHGVQLMELIPVY; this comes from the coding sequence GTGAGTCATCCAATTTATGAATTCGTGGAAACGGACGAGGCATTGCCCTTCGATGTGTCGCTGCACAGCGTGAACTACGTGCCCAATCATTGGCATAACAGCATGGAAATCATCTTCGTGATGCGGGGCACCTTGGAAGCGACGGTGAATCAGCGGAAATATGCCTTGTCCGAAGGGGATGTGCTGCTGATCAATCAAGGCCATGTGCACGAAGTCATTGGGCTGGACGTCAATATTATCGCGACGTTTCTTATTCCGTTCAAGTATATGAAGGATAACGTAAACGGCATCGAAGCCATCAATTTCGCCTGTTATTCGGGAGAGGCCAGCAAGGAGGAGAAGCTGGCGCTGGACCGCATTCGCCAATGCTTGGCGGAGATGGTGCAGTTGAAGCATAAAAAGGGGGAGGGCTATGAGCTCGACATGCAGGCCCGCATGCTGAGCGTATTTTCCATCCTCCTGAAGCGATTTAAGCGGCCCGCGATGGAAAGCGTCATGAATGAGAAGTATATGGACCGAATGCTGCGCATCATTACCTTTATCGACGAGCATTACCAGGAGCCGATCACGCTGCAGGCGATCGCCGAGCGCGAATATTTGTCGGTGCCGTATTTGTCCAAATTTTTCAGCGAGAATATCGGTCTGAACTTCCAGGCTTATCTGACCAGCATCCGCTTGAAAAACACGGTTGAGGATCTATTGCGGCATGCCGACGCGCCGATCGCAGACCTTGCCATGCATCATGGATTTCCGAATGCGAAGTCTTTTTACGCCGCCTTCAAAGCAAAGTATCATATGACGCCCAACGAGTACCGGAAGCAGTACCGGCCGCTCACGGATCAAAAGGAAAAGCCATCGGCCAACTATTTGGCGTTCAATCAGTCGAGCGCGCTGGGCATCATCAATCAGTATTTGCAGCGCAGCCAATCGCTTGGCATAGGGGATGATATTCGCGAGGTGGAAGAGGCTGCCTATGAAGTGGACCTGTCCGTCCCCGGCGAGCCGATTCGGCATACGTGGAAGCAGCTGATTACGATCGGCAAAGCCAAAGAAGGCTTGCATGCCGATGTTCAGGAACAGCTGCGCCATGTTCAGCGGATATGCCCCTTCCGCTATTTGCGGTTCCACGGCATCTTCGACGATGCAATGATGGTATATGACGAGGACGAGGCGGGACAGCCCCGGTTTAATTTCCGGTTCGTGGACCAGTTGTTCGATTTCCTGCTCTCCGTCGGTCTGAAGCCGTTCGTGGAGCTGGGCTTCATGCCCTCCTTGCTGGCGGACGATCCGGGCAAGAAGGTGTTCTACAAGGCAAGCTGCGTCAGCAAGCCGAAATCGATCGACCGGTGGTGCCTGCTGGTGGACCGGTTCCTTCGCCACTGCATGAACCGTTACGGCGCGGAGGAAGTGGAGACCTGGAACTTCGAATTCTGGAATGAGCCGGAGCTGCAGACGTTCTGGCCGGGAACGATGGCGGAATATATGGAGCTGTATCTGCGAACCTATCAGACCTTGAAGGGCGTATCGGAGCGGCTGCGCATCGGCGCGCCCGGCCGCATCATTACCATTCGTTCGCATCGGCTGAATGACGAATTTTTTGCGTTCTGCCGCAGCAATCAGTGCTTGCCGGACTTTATTCCGTTTCATTTCTATCCGCATGAAAATATTGAAGGCGTACTCTATTCAGAGCCGGCGGATTCGCTGCCGCTGCAGCCGTACCGCCGAATTTTGGAGGAGTTCATCGGGATATCCCCGAATCCGGATTTTTTGCGGGATATGCTCGCGCGCGAGATGGAGCTGCTTGCCGAGCATGGGCTGTCCGAGAAGGAATTGGTTCTCACGGAATGGAATTCCACCGCGTATCACCGGGAACTGACGAATGATACCGTGTATAAGGCGGCCTATCTCGCCAAAAACATTATCGATAATCTGGACCGCATCAGCGGCTTCGGCTACTGGGTGCTGAGCGACAATATCGAGGAGACCGCCGCTTCGGCCCATCTGTATCACGGAGGTCTTGGACTGATCGCCCAGCACGGCATTCCGAAGGCCGCGTTGGTTGCGTATGAGCTGCTTGCCAAGCTCGGAGACCGCCTCCTTGCCCGGGGGGATCGCTACATCGCGACCGCCGGCCGCGGAGGATATCAGATCCTGACCTTCAATTATTGTCATTTCGACGATCTGTATGCGATGGGGGATACGTCCTTCATCAATGCAACGAACCGGTATAACGGGTTCAAGGATGAAAAAACGGTAAAAATGCAGATCGAGCTACAAGGAATCCGCCCCGGAACCTACCGGCTGGTTACGTATACGATCGGCCGCAAGCACGGGAGCAGCTATGACCGCTGGGTCGAGATGGGAGCTCCCGAGCCGCTGTCTGTCGAGGATATCGCTTACCTCAAGGCGAATTCCGGCCCCAGGATGCATGTCCAGTATGTCGATATGGAAGACAGCAGGACCTATCTATCGGTGCTGGAGCCTCACGGGGTGCAGCTGATGGAGCTCATCCCGGTGTACTGA
- a CDS encoding MFS transporter, translating to MAEPMIKGQVRTPLGRLTFGIIFGYGCMMLGLMTPAMLLLTFKMIEVDPNGYTASYGLVAGVGAFFALIGNPLGGAISDRTNISFGRRRTWIFLGPLVGCAALLWVGMATEIWQILIGWAIAQLFFNFGMAAYTALIPDQVMEERQGTISGIVGLVLPAAVCIGMVLMMLMNSASSDMKWLVIAIIGIAGPIVSLFVIRDGKVEIVKAEQQKLSLGEKISKIYPSPRKFPEFTWAIVSKFLLMMGYCSTLYLTVMLVNRMGFTESQATNSVGTLNIICLIASAVTSIFGGVLSDKFKKQKPFLYGSALIMVFGILLYAFVPQYTAYIVASAIIGLGFGCFSAVDMALVARILPRKEDAAKDFGLMNVANALPQSIVPAIAPLLLGIGGWTFFYIVLALCVVLGMAAVKPLPEIGQTNKDISLPHTGGLSHE from the coding sequence ATGGCTGAACCAATGATAAAAGGGCAAGTCCGAACTCCGCTGGGCCGATTAACGTTCGGCATCATCTTCGGTTATGGCTGCATGATGCTCGGACTGATGACTCCGGCAATGCTGCTGCTCACCTTCAAAATGATCGAGGTCGATCCGAACGGTTACACCGCTTCGTACGGCTTAGTCGCCGGCGTCGGCGCATTCTTCGCCCTGATTGGCAACCCGCTCGGGGGCGCGATCAGCGACCGGACGAACATCTCCTTCGGGCGCAGACGGACATGGATTTTCCTCGGCCCGCTGGTCGGCTGCGCTGCGCTGCTGTGGGTGGGGATGGCCACGGAAATATGGCAAATCCTGATCGGCTGGGCGATTGCGCAGCTGTTCTTCAACTTCGGCATGGCGGCTTATACCGCGCTCATCCCGGATCAGGTCATGGAGGAGAGACAGGGAACGATATCCGGCATCGTCGGGCTCGTCCTGCCTGCGGCCGTATGCATCGGCATGGTGCTGATGATGCTGATGAACTCCGCCTCCTCGGACATGAAATGGCTCGTAATTGCGATTATCGGCATTGCGGGACCGATCGTCAGTTTATTTGTGATTCGCGACGGGAAGGTAGAGATCGTGAAGGCCGAACAGCAGAAACTGTCGCTCGGCGAGAAAATCAGCAAAATCTATCCGAGCCCAAGAAAGTTCCCGGAATTCACCTGGGCTATCGTCTCGAAGTTCCTGCTGATGATGGGCTATTGCAGCACGCTGTACTTGACGGTCATGCTGGTGAACCGGATGGGCTTCACGGAGAGTCAAGCAACGAACAGCGTCGGCACCTTGAACATTATTTGCCTGATCGCTTCGGCCGTGACGAGTATATTCGGCGGCGTATTGTCCGATAAATTCAAGAAACAGAAGCCTTTCCTGTACGGCTCGGCGCTGATTATGGTGTTCGGCATTCTGCTGTACGCCTTTGTGCCTCAATATACGGCATATATTGTAGCGTCAGCCATCATCGGCTTGGGCTTCGGCTGCTTCAGCGCCGTCGATATGGCATTGGTTGCCCGGATTCTTCCGCGCAAGGAGGATGCGGCCAAAGACTTCGGCTTGATGAACGTCGCCAATGCGCTGCCGCAATCGATCGTGCCTGCGATCGCTCCGCTGCTGCTCGGAATCGGCGGGTGGACTTTCTTCTATATCGTGTTGGCGCTCTGCGTCGTGCTGGGCATGGCCGCCGTCAAGCCTTTGCCGGAAATCGGACAGACGAACAAAGACATTTCATTACCGCATACGGGAGGATTATCGCATGAATAG
- a CDS encoding beta-glucosidase family protein → MNRQVKDIMKRMTLEEKASLCSGLNMWQTKAVERVGIPSIVMTDGPHGLRKQANPADMSSKTVPATCFPSGAGLASSWDRELIEEVGAALGEECQAEDVQILLGPAVNIKRSPLCGRNFEYFSEDPYLSSEMGAHHVRGVQGQGVGTSVKHFAVNNQETLRNSINAVVDERSLHEIYLRSFEGPIMDGKAWTVMCAYNQVNGEFCSENSQLLTDVLKENWKHEGFVMTDWGAINERVKGLKAGLELEMPYAGPEHDRMIVDAVRSGELDEAVLDQAVERLLTVIFQAYDNKKQGFTYDKEAHHALARRAAAECMVLLKNDGGLLPLDKQQSVAVIGAFAAQPRYQGGGSSHIVPTRMDTAIEFMTSMAEGEVAFAPGYRLEEDAIDEALIAEAAKLAAGKDVAVIFAGLPDAFESEGLDRTHLEMPASHCALIERVAAVQPNTVVVLSNGAPVAMPWLPKVKAVLEGYLGGQATGSAAADVLYGHVNPSGKLAETFPVSLEQTPSYLNFPGGKKEVFYGEGIFVGYRYYEAKKETPLFPFGHGLSYTTFAYEQIRIDKSSMKDTDTATVIVTVRNTGSRAGKEVVQLYVKHAGSSVVRPVKELKGFAKISLEPGEAAEVSFILDKRSFAYFNTDIHEWFAESGTYDILVGPSSADTPLTAAIDVHSTAVPFTKVTRTTRFHELLAIPATAQLAEQAMNDSMESVKQMGAMFAESMDDSGLAQLFESVVEWKKYDGLRSLSGMMGSGMTEAELEQLIERLNQALGLN, encoded by the coding sequence ATGAATAGGCAAGTGAAAGATATCATGAAGCGAATGACGCTGGAGGAAAAAGCAAGTCTCTGCTCGGGACTGAATATGTGGCAGACCAAAGCGGTCGAGCGGGTGGGCATCCCGTCCATCGTCATGACCGACGGCCCGCACGGGCTTCGCAAGCAAGCGAATCCGGCGGATATGTCGAGCAAGACCGTTCCGGCAACATGCTTTCCGAGCGGCGCCGGTCTCGCGTCCTCATGGGATCGGGAGCTTATCGAGGAAGTGGGGGCTGCCCTCGGGGAAGAATGCCAGGCGGAGGATGTTCAGATCCTGCTCGGCCCTGCGGTGAATATTAAGCGTTCCCCGTTGTGCGGCCGCAACTTCGAATATTTCTCGGAGGATCCGTATCTATCCTCGGAAATGGGCGCCCATCATGTGCGGGGCGTGCAAGGGCAGGGCGTCGGCACATCGGTCAAGCACTTCGCGGTCAACAATCAGGAGACGCTGCGGAATTCCATCAATGCGGTCGTCGACGAGCGGTCATTGCATGAAATCTACTTGCGCAGCTTCGAAGGTCCGATTATGGACGGGAAGGCGTGGACCGTCATGTGCGCCTACAACCAGGTGAACGGGGAGTTCTGCTCCGAGAACTCGCAGCTGCTGACGGATGTACTGAAGGAGAACTGGAAGCATGAAGGCTTCGTCATGACGGACTGGGGCGCGATCAACGAACGGGTGAAGGGATTGAAGGCAGGGCTGGAGCTGGAAATGCCTTATGCCGGTCCGGAGCACGACCGGATGATCGTGGATGCGGTGCGATCGGGCGAACTGGATGAAGCCGTCCTGGATCAGGCGGTGGAGCGCCTGCTGACCGTAATTTTCCAAGCTTATGACAATAAGAAGCAAGGCTTTACCTACGACAAGGAAGCGCATCATGCCTTGGCGCGGCGGGCGGCGGCGGAATGCATGGTCTTGCTCAAAAACGACGGCGGCCTGCTCCCGCTGGACAAACAGCAATCCGTGGCGGTAATCGGCGCCTTCGCGGCGCAGCCTCGCTACCAGGGAGGCGGCAGCTCGCATATTGTGCCGACGCGGATGGACACCGCCATCGAGTTCATGACCTCGATGGCGGAAGGGGAGGTCGCCTTCGCTCCAGGCTACCGGCTGGAGGAGGACGCGATCGATGAAGCTCTGATCGCGGAAGCGGCGAAGCTGGCCGCAGGCAAGGATGTCGCCGTTATTTTTGCCGGTCTGCCGGATGCGTTCGAATCGGAGGGGCTGGACCGGACCCATCTCGAGATGCCGGCATCGCATTGCGCCTTAATCGAGCGTGTAGCGGCCGTGCAGCCGAATACGGTCGTCGTTCTGTCCAACGGAGCGCCGGTGGCGATGCCGTGGCTGCCGAAGGTGAAGGCGGTGCTCGAAGGCTATTTGGGCGGGCAAGCGACAGGCAGCGCGGCGGCGGACGTCCTCTATGGACATGTCAATCCGAGCGGCAAGCTGGCGGAAACGTTCCCTGTCTCGCTGGAGCAAACGCCATCCTATCTGAACTTCCCGGGCGGGAAAAAAGAAGTGTTTTACGGGGAAGGAATATTCGTCGGTTACCGCTACTATGAGGCGAAGAAAGAAACGCCGCTGTTCCCGTTCGGGCACGGACTCAGTTATACGACGTTCGCTTATGAACAGATCCGGATCGACAAGTCGAGCATGAAGGATACGGACACGGCGACCGTAATCGTTACGGTGCGCAATACGGGCAGCCGCGCAGGAAAGGAAGTCGTGCAGCTCTATGTGAAGCATGCCGGCAGCAGCGTGGTCAGACCGGTGAAGGAGCTGAAGGGATTTGCCAAGATCAGCCTGGAGCCCGGCGAAGCGGCAGAGGTCAGCTTCATCTTGGATAAACGATCCTTTGCCTATTTTAATACGGATATCCATGAGTGGTTCGCCGAGAGCGGAACCTATGACATTCTGGTCGGCCCTTCCTCGGCGGATACGCCGCTGACGGCAGCAATAGACGTTCATTCGACGGCGGTTCCGTTTACGAAGGTGACCCGCACGACGCGATTCCATGAGTTGCTGGCGATTCCGGCCACGGCCCAACTGGCCGAACAGGCGATGAACGACAGCATGGAGAGCGTGAAGCAAATGGGGGCGATGTTCGCGGAGAGCATGGATGACAGCGGCCTGGCGCAGCTGTTCGAATCCGTCGTGGAGTGGAAAAAATATGACGGGCTTCGCTCCTTGTCGGGCATGATGGGAAGCGGCATGACCGAAGCCGAGCTGGAGCAGCTGATTGAGCGGCTCAATCAAGCGCTGGGATTGAACTAG
- a CDS encoding glycoside hydrolase family 3 protein, protein MDSGGIGDVTQKKTTVNRQEETIAYVRNQQGPTLGYSKASGVSILEQDGFYFKDLNRNGSLDKYEDWRLPAEERAKDLASKMSIEQIAGLMLYSRHQAIPAASGGWFASTYSGKAYEESGANPWDLTDEQIKFLTEDHVRHILVTSVESPETAAQWSNVVQAFAEGTSLGIPANNSSDPRHSSDSSSEFNAGAGGAISMWPEPLGLAATFDPELVRRFGEIAAKEYRALGIATALSPQIDIATDPRWFRFNGTFGEDSRLATDMGGAYIDGFQTSADDAEIANGWGYDSVNAMVKHWPGGGSGEGGRDAHYACGKYAVYPGNNFEEHLKPFTEGAFRLDGPTKMASAVMPYYTISTDRDTVNGENVGNSYNAYLIRDLLRGQYGYDGVVCTDWLITADESGGKDSFLSGKPWGVEELSVAERHYKLLMAGVDQFGGNNEVEPVLEAYRMGVAEHGEAAMRKRFEQSAVRLLTNMFRLGLFENPYLDVEASARVVGHPSYMQAGYEAQLKSIVMLKNKSGVLPLKPGSTVYIPQRYTPPGKDWFGNPTPETLEYPLNLEIAAKYFKVTDHPDEADFALVCMRSPKSGTGFSQEDADNGGNGYVPISLQYRPYTAAQARKQSLAGDVREGGAQNRSYSGKTVTTQNAADLDALLDTVERMKGKPVIVSLMLSTPAVVAEFEPAADGILAHFGVQDQAILDVLTGAAEPSGLLPMQMPAHMETVEAQLEDAAHDMECHADSENHRYDFGFGLNWGGVIQDSRTENYKKNPGE, encoded by the coding sequence ATGGATAGCGGAGGGATTGGAGACGTGACACAGAAAAAGACAACAGTCAACCGGCAAGAAGAAACCATTGCGTATGTACGCAACCAGCAAGGGCCGACGCTTGGATATTCCAAGGCGTCAGGCGTCTCGATATTGGAGCAGGACGGATTCTATTTCAAGGATTTGAATCGCAATGGAAGCCTGGATAAATACGAAGATTGGCGGCTGCCCGCGGAGGAGCGGGCGAAGGACCTCGCTTCCAAGATGTCGATTGAGCAAATCGCGGGCTTGATGCTATACAGCAGACATCAAGCCATTCCGGCGGCAAGCGGCGGATGGTTCGCCAGCACTTATAGCGGCAAAGCCTATGAAGAGAGCGGCGCGAACCCGTGGGATCTGACGGATGAACAGATCAAGTTCCTGACGGAGGATCATGTGCGGCACATCCTGGTCACCTCGGTGGAGAGCCCCGAGACGGCGGCCCAATGGAGCAATGTGGTGCAGGCCTTCGCGGAAGGCACGAGCTTGGGGATTCCGGCCAACAACAGCTCCGACCCGCGCCACAGCTCCGATTCCAGCTCCGAATTCAATGCCGGGGCAGGCGGCGCCATCTCGATGTGGCCCGAGCCGCTTGGGCTGGCGGCCACCTTCGACCCGGAGCTCGTGCGCCGGTTCGGCGAGATCGCGGCCAAGGAATACCGGGCGCTTGGCATTGCCACGGCCCTATCGCCGCAGATTGATATCGCCACCGACCCGCGCTGGTTCCGGTTCAACGGCACCTTCGGCGAAGACTCGCGTCTGGCGACGGATATGGGGGGCGCTTATATCGACGGCTTCCAGACCTCGGCGGACGACGCCGAGATTGCGAACGGCTGGGGATATGATAGCGTCAATGCGATGGTGAAGCATTGGCCGGGCGGCGGCTCGGGCGAAGGAGGAAGGGACGCGCATTATGCGTGCGGGAAATACGCGGTTTACCCAGGGAACAACTTCGAGGAGCATTTGAAGCCGTTCACGGAAGGCGCCTTCCGGCTTGACGGGCCTACGAAGATGGCCTCCGCCGTCATGCCGTATTACACGATATCGACTGATCGGGATACCGTGAACGGAGAGAATGTCGGCAATTCGTATAACGCCTATCTCATCCGCGACCTGCTGCGGGGCCAATACGGCTACGACGGCGTCGTCTGCACGGATTGGCTGATTACCGCCGATGAATCGGGCGGCAAGGACAGCTTCCTGTCGGGCAAGCCGTGGGGCGTCGAGGAGCTGTCCGTCGCCGAGCGGCATTATAAGCTCCTGATGGCCGGCGTCGATCAATTCGGCGGCAACAACGAGGTCGAGCCTGTGCTGGAAGCATACCGCATGGGCGTGGCGGAGCACGGCGAGGCGGCTATGCGGAAGCGGTTCGAGCAGTCGGCAGTGCGGCTGCTGACCAACATGTTCCGTCTCGGTCTCTTCGAGAACCCGTATCTGGACGTCGAGGCGAGCGCGCGGGTTGTCGGGCACCCAAGCTACATGCAAGCCGGTTATGAAGCGCAGCTCAAGTCGATCGTGATGCTCAAGAACAAGAGCGGTGTCCTGCCGCTCAAGCCTGGCAGCACCGTCTATATTCCGCAGCGTTACACGCCGCCAGGGAAGGACTGGTTCGGCAATCCGACGCCGGAGACGCTCGAATATCCCCTTAACCTGGAGATCGCCGCGAAATATTTCAAGGTGACGGATCATCCGGATGAGGCGGACTTCGCGCTCGTCTGCATGCGCAGTCCGAAGTCGGGGACGGGATTTAGCCAGGAAGATGCGGACAATGGCGGGAACGGGTATGTGCCGATCAGCTTGCAGTATCGGCCCTATACGGCAGCGCAGGCGCGGAAGCAGAGCCTGGCCGGAGATGTTCGGGAAGGAGGAGCGCAGAACCGTTCCTATTCAGGCAAAACAGTGACGACGCAGAACGCGGCGGATTTGGACGCCCTGCTGGATACGGTCGAACGGATGAAGGGCAAGCCGGTCATCGTCTCGCTCATGCTGTCCACCCCGGCGGTCGTCGCCGAGTTCGAGCCGGCGGCGGACGGAATCCTCGCTCACTTCGGTGTGCAGGATCAGGCCATCCTCGATGTGCTGACCGGCGCCGCCGAGCCATCCGGACTATTGCCGATGCAAATGCCTGCCCATATGGAGACCGTGGAGGCGCAGCTCGAGGATGCCGCTCATGATATGGAGTGTCATGCCGATTCGGAGAACCATCGGTATGATTTCGGGTTCGGGCTCAATTGGGGCGGCGTTATTCAGGATAGCCGGACGGAAAATTATAAAAAAAATCCCGGCGAATGA
- a CDS encoding SDR family NAD(P)-dependent oxidoreductase, translating to MFKDKVVLVTGGATGIGSATCIKLSSLGAKVVVNYSKSFQEAQDTYHQLSNPGLLYQADIGDERQVKEMIHACIQTFGKLDYLVNNVGITHQLAMDDFDGATDEIWDKLWHVNVKGTFYCIKAALPFLRKGEDPAIVNIGSVAGITGLGSSVPYAVTKSAVHGLTKSLAFSLAPDIRVNCIAPGAVDTRWWKGNEEKMKALAGNILLKRISTPEDIAETVCYTLVQKSLTGQIITVDNGQTM from the coding sequence ATGTTTAAAGATAAAGTGGTATTGGTGACCGGCGGCGCAACGGGGATTGGGAGCGCAACCTGTATTAAGCTGTCCTCTCTTGGAGCCAAGGTCGTTGTCAACTATTCCAAGTCATTTCAGGAAGCGCAGGACACCTACCATCAATTATCGAATCCCGGGCTGCTGTATCAAGCAGATATTGGTGATGAGCGTCAAGTGAAGGAAATGATTCATGCTTGTATTCAGACGTTTGGAAAATTGGATTATCTCGTTAACAATGTGGGCATTACGCATCAATTGGCTATGGATGATTTTGACGGAGCCACTGATGAAATCTGGGATAAACTTTGGCATGTCAATGTGAAAGGAACATTTTATTGTATTAAGGCGGCCCTACCCTTTTTAAGAAAAGGGGAAGATCCGGCAATCGTTAATATCGGAAGTGTGGCAGGCATAACCGGGTTAGGTTCTTCCGTACCGTATGCCGTGACCAAATCGGCTGTTCACGGATTAACCAAGTCACTTGCGTTTTCATTAGCGCCGGACATAAGAGTGAATTGTATTGCTCCCGGTGCCGTAGACACGAGATGGTGGAAGGGAAATGAAGAAAAAATGAAAGCCCTCGCCGGGAATATTTTATTAAAAAGGATATCGACACCTGAGGACATTGCTGAAACGGTGTGCTATACACTGGTTCAAAAGTCACTGACAGGACAAATCATAACCGTGGACAATGGCCAGACGATGTAA
- a CDS encoding tautomerase family protein: MPLVHVYYREGLLHQEEVKEVSACIHHALIEHFNIPENDYFHMYFPCPSHSFLYDPYYLLQDGAKRTDNIMHVSITCGPGRTVTQKTKLYQAISEACRRHVHISAADVFITLIETPAENWSFGQGRAQLVEEEKKL; encoded by the coding sequence ATGCCGTTGGTTCATGTTTATTATCGAGAAGGTCTATTGCATCAGGAGGAGGTGAAAGAGGTAAGCGCCTGTATTCATCATGCGTTGATTGAGCATTTTAATATTCCGGAAAATGATTATTTTCACATGTATTTCCCCTGTCCCTCCCATTCATTTTTGTACGATCCGTATTATCTCTTACAGGATGGGGCAAAGAGAACCGATAACATCATGCATGTCTCCATTACATGCGGACCAGGGAGAACCGTAACTCAGAAAACGAAGTTATATCAAGCCATTTCAGAAGCTTGCCGCCGTCATGTACACATCTCCGCAGCCGACGTGTTTATTACATTAATTGAGACACCTGCTGAAAACTGGTCATTTGGTCAAGGAAGAGCACAATTAGTTGAAGAGGAAAAAAAGTTGTGA
- a CDS encoding LysR family transcriptional regulator, whose product MEIKELTTFKTIVEEGTFSLAAKKLNYAQSTVTTHIKKLEKELGFLLFERGWDARLTDEGALFAEEVDNLLTHWDYSISQAQRISKEETGTLKIGLLESAAEKLIPTILQYLHNEKPYIHCDFVVGNTALLSQLLEQNQIDFAVCGNNRNNSHVHFTPLGMAQIEFFVDDPHHPILHKESVEISDIIEYPIVIGENRCYYSRSVNAFLSEHNLVFKRVYNCSALHLIPRMVFGDAIGIIPKGTSLRPSNITFQVKGFDPQMPIGILISSRKRNYLSQTKQQIMKLIQSSLE is encoded by the coding sequence ATGGAAATCAAGGAGTTAACCACATTTAAAACGATTGTCGAAGAAGGGACCTTTTCCCTTGCGGCAAAAAAATTAAACTATGCTCAGTCAACCGTAACAACACATATCAAGAAGCTGGAAAAGGAACTTGGATTTCTGCTATTTGAACGAGGGTGGGACGCTCGCTTAACCGATGAAGGTGCATTATTTGCAGAGGAAGTAGATAACTTATTAACGCATTGGGATTATTCGATATCTCAAGCGCAGCGTATAAGCAAGGAGGAGACAGGAACCTTAAAAATAGGGTTATTGGAATCGGCGGCAGAAAAATTAATCCCAACGATCCTGCAATATTTACACAATGAAAAGCCGTATATTCATTGTGATTTTGTCGTAGGCAACACAGCGCTTCTCTCCCAACTGCTAGAGCAGAATCAAATTGATTTTGCTGTCTGCGGAAATAACAGAAATAATTCTCATGTCCATTTCACTCCACTTGGAATGGCGCAAATCGAATTTTTTGTTGATGATCCTCATCATCCCATATTACACAAAGAGTCAGTTGAAATATCTGATATCATTGAATACCCTATTGTCATTGGAGAAAATCGTTGTTATTACTCTCGATCTGTGAATGCTTTCTTGTCAGAACACAATTTGGTGTTTAAAAGAGTCTACAATTGCAGTGCGCTTCATCTCATTCCACGAATGGTTTTCGGGGACGCGATAGGCATTATCCCCAAGGGAACGAGTTTACGGCCAAGTAACATAACCTTTCAGGTGAAGGGATTTGATCCCCAAATGCCTATAGGAATCTTAATTTCCTCGAGAAAAAGAAACTATCTGAGTCAGACCAAACAACAAATTATGAAATTGATTCAATCCTCGTTGGAATGA
- a CDS encoding IS3 family transposase yields the protein MYYYNYERLQTKLNGFSPMEFRTKAA from the coding sequence ATCTACTATTACAATTACGAACGTTTACAAACAAAACTAAACGGCTTCAGTCCGATGGAATTCAGGACCAAAGCCGCTTAA